The following proteins come from a genomic window of Acinetobacter sp. SAAs474:
- a CDS encoding YdaS family helix-turn-helix protein, giving the protein MSVENYRLVVSHFGNQELTAEALEVKQSSVNAWVKGKSCMRPRTAALTQSLTNGKFKAAELCPELRECLELINAL; this is encoded by the coding sequence ATGTCTGTAGAAAACTATCGTTTAGTCGTTAGTCACTTCGGTAATCAAGAGTTAACCGCTGAAGCACTTGAGGTGAAACAGTCATCTGTTAATGCATGGGTGAAAGGAAAGTCGTGTATGCGCCCAAGAACAGCAGCACTAACACAGTCTTTAACAAATGGAAAATTTAAAGCTGCCGAACTGTGTCCAGAGTTAAGAGAGTGCTTGGAATTAATAAACGCTCTATAG
- a CDS encoding XRE family transcriptional regulator, with protein sequence MTTLGQRLKESRLKAGLKQEQVASAVGIKQPTYQALESGKTQKSAFLPEIAALLNVDAYWLSTGKTASDVDADLKNLLEKSTKITINSSENNEDERIWIDLVNIRFSCGNGESIEFHFDEVLGVRDFSPSFFKKYGVKPENVKLAIAKGDSQEPYICNEDEFAIDLSDTEIKDNEFYAVYFEGEAMLKQIIKEEGGKLILHSLNPKYRDKVISDVNGSSFRVIGRQFYRAG encoded by the coding sequence ATGACGACTTTGGGACAGAGATTAAAAGAGTCTCGCTTAAAAGCCGGACTTAAGCAGGAGCAAGTGGCTTCTGCTGTTGGAATCAAACAACCAACATACCAAGCACTAGAATCAGGTAAAACGCAAAAATCTGCATTTTTGCCTGAAATTGCTGCACTGTTAAATGTTGATGCTTATTGGTTATCAACGGGGAAGACAGCATCGGATGTTGATGCAGATTTAAAAAATCTACTTGAAAAATCAACAAAAATTACTATAAATTCAAGTGAAAATAATGAAGATGAAAGAATTTGGATTGACTTAGTGAATATAAGATTTTCGTGTGGAAATGGTGAATCTATTGAGTTTCATTTTGATGAAGTTCTTGGGGTACGGGACTTTTCACCTAGTTTCTTTAAGAAATACGGTGTCAAACCTGAAAATGTAAAACTAGCAATTGCAAAAGGTGACTCTCAAGAGCCATATATTTGTAATGAGGATGAGTTCGCTATTGATTTATCAGATACTGAAATTAAAGATAATGAATTCTATGCTGTTTATTTTGAAGGTGAAGCCATGCTGAAGCAAATAATTAAAGAAGAAGGTGGAAAACTAATTCTTCATAGTTTAAATCCCAAATATCGAGATAAAGTAATATCAGATGTAAATGGTAGTAGCTTTAGGGTAATTGGTCGACAGTTCTATAGAGCTGGTTAA
- a CDS encoding helix-turn-helix domain-containing protein, with product MSLDATNWAWRVELKEKQGGARKALKRLILLSLADRAGEDHCCYPSMQRLEKDTGLERKTVLKIISELLDDDLIADTGERKGVTKRVKVYKLKGVNGRETMPETAQLQDKNLSEIVPTLEQFQKRNGSVNGMLNSANNGTLNSAVIGTQNLPIESTNESKNKKTWLCLKKLREEIFFADASINFEIIVNSNWLERERRAFEIYNVEKPMSDELMIYHFTDWLLNAYAKYEKQASAKLNTGHNQNSGDQVKPTQLSEKQIYAFAQKLSHHPEFSGKYSEPGDSYEKLAAKIALKLSDPVQAKKWESYLKEVGFNGVLEDVA from the coding sequence ATGAGTCTTGATGCTACAAACTGGGCTTGGCGTGTCGAGCTTAAGGAAAAACAAGGTGGAGCAAGAAAGGCGCTTAAGCGTCTTATCTTGCTTTCACTAGCAGATCGCGCTGGTGAAGACCATTGCTGTTATCCAAGCATGCAACGCTTGGAAAAAGACACAGGACTTGAGCGTAAAACAGTTTTAAAAATTATTTCTGAGCTATTGGACGATGATTTAATTGCTGATACTGGTGAGCGAAAAGGCGTAACCAAGCGTGTAAAAGTTTATAAATTGAAGGGTGTAAATGGCCGAGAAACAATGCCAGAAACGGCACAATTACAGGATAAAAATTTATCTGAAATAGTACCAACATTGGAACAGTTCCAAAAACGGAATGGTTCCGTTAACGGCATGTTGAATAGTGCCAATAACGGTACTTTGAATAGTGCCGTTATTGGCACACAGAATCTCCCAATAGAATCTACCAATGAATCTAAAAATAAAAAAACATGGCTTTGCCTAAAAAAACTTCGTGAAGAAATATTTTTTGCAGATGCGAGCATCAATTTTGAAATCATCGTGAATTCTAATTGGCTTGAACGCGAAAGACGTGCATTTGAAATTTACAATGTTGAAAAACCAATGAGTGATGAATTGATGATTTATCACTTCACCGACTGGTTACTCAACGCATATGCGAAATACGAAAAACAAGCCAGTGCAAAATTAAATACTGGCCACAATCAAAATTCTGGTGATCAAGTTAAACCAACTCAACTCTCTGAAAAACAAATCTACGCATTTGCTCAAAAACTTTCACATCATCCTGAATTCTCAGGCAAGTACAGCGAACCAGGTGATTCTTACGAAAAACTGGCAGCAAAAATTGCATTGAAACTTTCAGATCCAGTACAGGCTAAAAAATGGGAATCGTATTTGAAGGAAGTGGGTTTTAACGGCGTACTGGAGGATGTTGCATGA